Below is a genomic region from Ziziphus jujuba cultivar Dongzao chromosome 7, ASM3175591v1.
aagaatatatatatatatatatatatatatatttttttttttttgtttcgaGTCAGTTAGAATCTATTTGACTGTCAaagttcttattattattgttattaatttgactgtcaaagttattattattattgttattgttattattattaccaggAAAGATAAGCGCTTGATCCTGCCACTCAAATTTGGAGTTATTCGTATTTTCTCAAGTAATGCTAGAGATGCtatattcatcaaaatttatttgtcaaatagTATGGGCAATGATGTCGTGATAAgtactttggtttttttttttttttttttttttttttttccttttttttgggttatctttttatttacaaatctatttaaaagttttatttattcataataatatattgattcatattttttgataaatgctTTTAATAAATGATTTCGTAATGTAACAGTATTATTTTCCTATTCAATATAAGAATCATATTTGgttcaaaaagaaataaataatgctAGATCTACAATTAATCAGCCAAACTTTTcaccaaataatgaaatattggtttatatttagtTACCCTTATTTTTTAAAGGGGTTCAGTTATCCATAAttagattaaattaaaattttaaccaataaaataaaaatatatcatctTGCTGCATTAGTTGGAAGATATTTTGGTAGATTGGTTGGTACTCTAATAgtcatcaatatatatacatgagaattgtaaaattaaaagtttagatTCCATAGATGTTTCGTTTTTTAACTCAAATCTTAGCGTAGAAGAAAAGAGATAAAATggaaacaattataaaataaaaataatattagatatGCCAAGAAAATTGTCATCCCATATATCAACTGATGATATGTCATTATTCTATCtgtctatatttaattatatttatagtttaaatGATTTACTTATCCATATTTAGGTTATATTAAGTTGTCAAACAAAGTAATAACATGTCATTTTGCCATATCATCTTAATATACATGTTGATAGACTTATTGGTATCACTAATAAttcccataaaataaataaataaataaacaaaaacaaagaaagagaataaTGAGAAGGATACCATGAATTGTTTGCTAAGTGATGATGtgttgttattttattggattatatttagttatacttatcattttcaaaaagttcatttattaatttttaaattatattaacatttcgatcaataaaataataagatatcaCTTTGCCATATCATTTAGTAGAATACTCCTAACATTACTCAAAAGAAgaatatccatatttttttagaGTAATGTTACATACACCAGCTTTGTTTACCAAATgtgaataatattataacaGTTGAAAATTGAACAAATAGAGTACAACTAAGATAGGTAGATAATATAACAAGGTGGCATGTTATTACAATAATGCTATAGGCACAAAATAAATTACCAAATAGTGTGGTATAAATTATGTGTATTATCTTATTACTTGACCAATAAatataatgtaaatatatatgagtGAACTCTTTAAATGTAACACAAAACATACCAATAAGATAATGAAATATCATTTAGTAAAGTATTTGGTGAAAATTTGATAACTATAGTATTATTTGTGTTAATATATAGTGGTTCAAATAATAAGAGATAACCTAAATATGgattagtaaaattttaaagaaataaatgtaACCCAAGTACAAGCCATTAAAATAATGACAAAGATAATGCAACATCATTTAGCAAAGTATTTGGGAAAATTTGATAACTTTAGTATATTATTTgtgttaatattaaaataattcaaaaaataatatataacttaaatatggaTTAGTAaacttttaaagaaataaatataatccaagtacaaaccaataaaataataacatcttATCACTTAATAAACATCTTGGTACCTTTAAAATTAGGATATATTGTATATGCCTCTCCTAAAGTTTGGATAAATTGTATCCCTCTCCTTGAGATTTGGTGTAATTTTACGGATCTCCCTTGCTGTTAGCATGTCTCTTTTAAACGTAACTAGACAAGAATATTTTTGTACACAGGAACATCATTCAAATGTCAGAGTGgcaattttgaatatattagaGTGGGACATCGTTCAATATGTAAGAGTGGCAATACTAAGATTGGATACTAAGGTTGGTTTGGATTTGATGATCATTTACAAAAATTGAACATCATTGAAAAATTGTCGACTATGGATTAATGATAGCCCTATTAAAATgtacattttcatttttcaaatagGATCAAAGATTTCGAACCCTTTCGAAAAGTGAGGCAAATAGTGCCATTTCATATTTGTTGAAGTGGATCGAAAAGTTCAAACTACTTCAAAAATGAGTTAAAgagtatagttttattttttgaaatgtttAGAAATATTTCAAACCTTTTTAGAAAATGAGGCaaaaaaataccatttcatAGTTTTCGTAGAGATTTGAAAAACTCAAGCACTCTAAAAAACAATCTAATAATACATTTTCATAGTTCGAATAGGAATGAATTTTTCCAACATATTACGAAAATATCATCATCTTTTATTGTAAGCTCCTTAAATGCAATAACACAACAAAACAACAATCATTATTAATAACACAAAGGTCATCCacatattttattacaaaatagcATAAGCATGCTCTTGTTTTCCACTTTCAAATATTATCTGGATCCTTAATTTGAAATGAAGAgaacttaaaatattatttttcatatgtaGAGAAATGATATAAGGATTAAAAACATGGTATTATTagagaatataaaaaatataaaaaatgactaATGTACATCACTCATCCTACTTTAGAGGTTAcctacaaaacaaataaattaaaaagaaaaataaaaaaacaacttgCATATGTTTGATATTTTATGGAACAATTgagctattattttttttttccccagatAATGaggtaatataaaatttttgaataaattacttattttatgttattctctATATAgtaatttattgtaattatttgcATTTGCAATTACTTCAGTTGAAGATTTAATATTGCGTGTCAAAATATTTAGAAGGGTTAAtagcattttaatatatatgttctaGTTTggaataattgtatttttggaCCTTCAAGTTTAAATATTGCAATTTaaacttcaaattttattttttattgaattttgatCAAATCTTATTTTATAGCAAACAATGATTACTATAAAGACtaaattaaatagtattaaAAAGCAAATAATTGTAACTAAAGGTTCAAAATTACAATAAGTGAAAGTTTGATGGttaaaattgcaacaaattgaaTACAAATGTATTTTCATGTTGGTGAAACAGACAAACCATTacttaaaaacattatttcataataataataaaaattgatccACTGATGCATTTTATTAATGCACTAATATAACTCAAGTTTATTAACAgaaatttgtgaaattgttcctacttttgtaaaattaaaattacaaaggaaatttatgaagttatttctaatttaaatataaactatgttatacatttttcttaatatttaatttaagaaCCATAGttaaggtgaaaaaaaaaattgtatgaagtatcaaattataatataacattttatttttaaatgaaataaaatattaatttattaaataataattaatgtgaCTAGATGTATAAGTTTGGTTAATATGGCCATTGAAAGAGGtttgagtttttatttgtagggTAAacaagttttagtttttattagaaaaaggcagtgggaggggaaaaaaaagaaaaaaagaaaatgaaaaagaaaacgaaagtgGAAAAAGCAAGAAACCGGATAaggttatatataatttctattcTTGTCAATTCAGCTTTGGATATGAGAGAATTTACATCCAACGGTTAAAAAAGTACCAGCAACATTGCTGGTGTTGCAAGGTAGATTTTTCCGATagggtttttcccataaatagccaccttacaactccattttagaaaaatagcaaatttttttttttttaaaaaaaactagccaccttgggataaaaatacccttgataaaattgaaaattacacaaaagctttcctttcttctacacagccgttcgttcgtgggggtggggtttatacaaaactgttcgtagggtttctctaaactctttgcatctcatcgcctctcactctcatttttttgtattttctcatatctcaaactaaaattaggtaaaaattttatcttttttcttattagatgaaagtaaggaaatatgtgttttttttgttttttctctttctattttttcttgtaagttttattagtttagggttttttaagctttttatttgatatgggtatgtaagaaattgatttatgagatgttctatgtgattttaaagatactttaggtggcatatggtttgaaaatgggagaaattttgtgtaaaactgaaaaatcgagaaaaacagtaaaaacggaggaaatttggcgaaaaagatgaatttccgccaatttcctccagtttgtcagttttcgcaaatttccgccaattttccgccagttttccgccatttttccgccagtttgccgccagttttccgccagtaggaaaaagctatatttggccccaaaaaaaaaacagaatcaacttttttaatacagttaatatgtttgtttaatattattcaaaattttatatatttattgatttagtttaacgttattcatttaattttgtagtcaaatggaagatgatgacattgtaattgcggttttatacaatggaacattggtacaaaatgatagtggtgattgggaatatcgaaatggtaaaaatgtaatggtttccgtcggcaagagatgcacaaaatcagagttagaggatgagattttcaattctattgagatagatcgaaatgaatatttgctaaagctaaaatggatatatggacgatgtgcagaaaagttggatcctacagaaatacgatgtgatagggatgtgaaatgctttcttcaagaagtgaggaatggagggatgacaatgatgcggcctccattgtatgttgaggtgatttcaaaagttgaacatgtatgtagaaatgttcatcaaacagcatttgcttcggatagtgggagtaatcttcattctttttcttgtcctccaattggcggtcatctaccacaagcttccggtactgaaccaattcaggctacatctcaggaaattatggttcaagaaactcagtttagagatcaagttgatgttcgtgggggggcctggacatcatttaacattcacgaaggcgttgatgttggaggtgactatgctgaacggtttcctaacgacgaggagtatgagcagttgcatcatattgatcatgatgagaattacaatgcaacaggggatgatgttggtcataatgatgtagattttgattatGAGTTgccggataatgataatgatatgcatcctgaaatgaacaatgaaggagttgatgatgttagggttcatcgtgctacaagtgaccacatatcatcgagcaacagaagtggttctatggccatattttcgtcaaagttcactggctgtgagagcatagtagttggacaattatttcgcaacaaacgtgacctacagaataaactgagtatctattgcatgcgagaaaataaggagttcaaggtgacacgatcaactacacaacggtatgaggttgtatgcttggaaaatacttgtaaatggcgactacgtgcaaccacatttaaaaatggagaaatatttgttgtgaaaatttttgataatgtacacagttgctcgttagatatcgtgcatcgagaacacaagcaagcagtagccgggttatcaggcaatgtatcaaatctaaatatgaaggtattgcacgtgtttacaaacccaaagaaattcaacatgattttttgcagaaatatggggtgaatataagctacaacaaagcatggagaggtaaagagtatgcacttaacagtgttaggggatctccagaggagaattttgctaagttacctgcctactgttttgagttagtgtcgaagaaccctgggactgttacacgtatcaaaacagacgataataacaattttgtatatttctttatggcgattggagcaagcattaggggatttaaatcccacataagacccgtattggctgttgatgcaactacattgaaagggaaatacaaagggtacatgtatattgcatcgggcatggatggcaataagcaaatatatcctttggctttcggcattagagatggagagaacgagcaagcatatacatggtttttccaaaacctgaaggatgccatcggagattttccagatttggtgtttgtgagtgatagacaccccgctattgaaagggcattacgcaaagtttttcccaatgcataccatgcattgtgcacgtaccatataagcagaaatattaaagcaaatggacatgcgaaagatgaatcaataatacaatgtttcatgctcgcagctagtgcatatttggttgaagattttgagttttatatggggcaaattgaggcaaaaaacagtagggctgcccagtacattcgatcatgtgaccctacaaggtgggcacgctctctttgtccatgtagaaggtacactatcatgaccaccaatattgcagaaagcttgaatggcattctgctagatgctagagagatgccaatagtagcattaatagagcacatacgggatttactgcaaaggtggttttatgagcgacgtactgcaggtgcaaaattgacaaagcctgtgactgactatatggaagagcaactcaaactacgaaatttggagtccatcggactacgtgtgaaagccattaatatgcatgaatttcttgtggaaggtgggagtttgaggggtacagttaatctccaatcaaaaacatgctcatgcaaagtcttcgatcttgatcaatatccttgtgatcattgtattgccgcttgcagagaccgaaaaattgctcttatggcatgtgttctcattactacactgcggatgcatatcgtgcagcttatgctgagtccatttatcctttgttagatgaaaaacagtggcatgtcccggatgacgtggcaagtcgcattgttcttccaccaagatggacatgtaggcgagccggtagaccgaggatgcaacgcataccatccgaaggtgaagatgttattggacgtagatgtagtcGATTCGGTGGTGTTGGaaattataggcagagatgtacgaatctattgtcttatgcttcgaattagaaagttttaatttagtgttatggtttaatatgttttgataattatttcatatctttttttttttttgaatttaatcctaaatgaaaagatgctttctggaattgattttcaatctttagtttacatatcattttatgaaatgtccaaatgattttcaatcttcgttggtaatctgaatccatttatctgcaaatcaaatacaacaaaacataacagatggaggaaacgttttttccgacacgaaaaaagcctgaaggacaatatttccgcctggaggaaaaggttttccgcctggaggaaaacatttttcgcctggaggaaaaaatttcctccaagaggaaaacattttcctccaggaggaaaacattttccgcctggaggaaattttttcctccaggagtATAAAAATTCCcgccagaagaaaaaaaagaggaaaaattttcctcgggttggaaaattttccagaaccaaaataacatacacctaacgggatttgtgcaacaatataatgaaaatggctaaataatattttcaaaccagcgcataatacattatacattagtagtgtacattataTATTGCTTCCTAAAGATAacccatagatatatatattatggtttcacattcaaacctcccattaaattcaaacaaaaacacaacttcataatagttttaatttcacgtttcacattctaaccatgcaacacaaacatttctgtcacaccaaataacacaatattataagcatagcgcataatgacaaggttcaaaattgtaaaactcattcaatacagcacaactaaaggttttcagataagttcgttacattaaagcgaaattagtttgtaaaatattttctatgttgtacagagaaggaacttacattaatgggggacaaaccaccaccaatgcttctctatctatttatatatatctctctctctttatctatctctgtgagtgtatgtgtaattttatcagcttgcacttgtaactccacgatcgcaaattttgtgcttcaattttctgctcagtccatcagttgctcctccaatgctgaaagaaatagaaaatcaatattagtaaccatgcagcaatcaaatTTGTTCAAGCTGAAATGCAAGAAATCCAAACTTAAAAAGCTTCAAAACTCAACAATGACATGTCACCAAACACCCATCTAAAACCACATGCAAGGTTCCCATCGGATAGAGAAGCCAACAAAGAGTGATATTGAACCTGCAACAAAATTTACTTATAAACACACCTATATGCACATCTATAGACGTGTCCACATCCACACCCACATCCATATCTACTAACACACAACACAAGCTGTCACCAGCAAGGATCACTGGTTACTGTTGCACCAGAAATGGAATGCATCAGCATACACTTTGGGATTTATTTAATTCCATAAACTTTAAATGTGACTTTCCTCGAGATTTGAGTAAAAACACATTTAGAATAGCAAAGATAGCTATGCATCAACTTTGGCTTCACACAGATGGATTTACTTGAaacctttttaacataaaacaaGCCCAGGAAATAAGCCAAAGAAGTCATGTTCCAGATTCTTAAcaacaaatacataaacaaataaataaatcatgtaGATTGAAAACTAAGCAGGCTCAACAAATAGATGATGGACTATTCTGAAACAGTGCTCAAGATTCAAGAAAGAAACTGGGAACTAGTATGGCTACTGCTTCACCATGCATATGAACAGACATTCACCCTAAGATTTTTTCACAACCTAATAATATTCTCAATTTCTTTGGTAACAGAAACAAGTATGCATGCTTCTGTATAATATAGTtctccataaaataaaataacaacagaAACAACAAGCTTCTCTGCTCCACTTtgtaaaaaactaattatataaGTAACAAGCTGCTTTGGTCCAACCTCCAAAAACAGGTCACCGAAATATATCTTATCACCAGCTTGAATCAGGAGGTCCGCTTTTGATTTGCTTGCTTCAGAAATGACAGATTTCACACCTGGAACCTTGGTCTACAATAAACAAATTCACATATCAGTGGAAtgcttaaagaaaataaaaaagctaaatttccatttttgtttCTACAGCATCAAATAGAAACAAACTCTAATGATAAACTAGCACTTTGGCGAAGAAATTCAAAGCAACAAAAGGCAAAATtacttattatatttatgtagGTAAGTGGTATCAAACCTTTATGAGGCCAGTGCCAGTTATATGGTCAGCATGGATATGCGTGTTCATAGCATAAATTAACTTGAGTCCCAACTCTTTAACAAGGGAAAGGTCTCTCTCCGCTGTCTTGTCAACTGGGTCAATCAActgcaaatcaaataaacaCATGTAATACGAATGCATCAAATTTGCGTACGCAGGTCTAAGATTCTTACAGCATATTTTCAGGACAAAAAATTTCCTCAATGACATGAATCCTTATTAAGAAGTTACGTGCTTCGATCGTGAACAGGACAACGTAAAATTTACATTGTTGAgcctaaaataaaattgcaataataatcataaaaagtgATCGATGCTTGATGCCAATTCTAAAATGCCAGTTAAAATCTCTGTTTTGGTTGCCTAAATATGACCTATCAGTATCACAATAATGCAGCCTAGATACAAGTGAATCAATAGCCttgcaagaaagaaaaatcaacctcCCTACACGTAAGTTCACATAAACAATTAGGTAGGCAGATTTCCAATCTTCTCCTATGCCACAAACAGCAAAGTGAAGCCACATTTCAGAAATCCAATACACAAGTCCAACCTCAAAAGGAAAAAGGTGAACTTCACAGAAGTACTCATCAAGCTGATCCATGATCCATCTATGGCCTAATCACATAATAACATGCAAAAAAGGCAAGAATAATTCTCAGACACCAACTATTTGTAAGtttgaatataaaaagtaaGAGTCAAATGGAAGTTATGGCAGAGATGAAAATAGCCAATCTTCTTTTCTAGCTACTGGACCGAGAGAGTGCATATCGAATCATTATCAAAAAACTATGagtatttatttgataaaaaaataaataatgatactAACAGCAATCATTGAAAGCTAtaatatttcccaaaaaaaaatgaatttccacaataattatttatagaaCTCTTATAATAAGATCAAAACTGTAAGGAGAGCttctaaacccaaaaaaaaaaaaaagataaaaagaaaaaaaaaagaagaaaaaaaaaaagaggaattaaAACAATACcttcattaaaatttgaaagtaagAAATACAAGAAAAGAAATATCTAAAAACAAGCATCACCAATCTCCCATGTGAAAAAGTCAGAATACCACAAACCTTTGATGATCTATAAGTACCGGTTTGGTAATTTGAAAGTCACCATGAGAAACTGAATGTAGTATAAAATATCACTCATGAAAACAACACAAGAAGCTCAAAGTTAATCATGGAAATGCAACAACAAACATTACACCACCAGTAAACACTCATGAAAACAGTCCTCACTTCTTTTCAGAATATCCATATTATATGGACATCACAGTAGCAAAATGCCAAAATGTAAATCTAATCCAACCCAGTTCATGCTTTTCTGCATATTATGAAAGTATATCATAAGAATtgacattcaccaaaaaataaaaataaataaataaataactataagaattgacaattattattattattattattatttactaagCTCTCAAAATGTTGttggaaaatgataaattttttttttgaaaaaaaatatatcaagaatcaaagattaaaagaaacaaaaaataaaaaataaaaatagaaagatatTATGATTATCAATATgtgaaaataactttttttaaacGAAAGaaacaagagagaaaaaaaatcttaaccTTTAAAATTATGGCCCCAAAAGCTATGCGGCTCAATAAAAATGGCGAACTCTGAATGCCCAAACGCCAAAAAGTGTTATATAGGATTAATTACATATGGGTTGAGTTTTTTAGTAGCGAGAAAATTgagtgagagaaagagagagccaaCAGTGCAGGAAAAACTGAACAAGGGTTGCAGAcgaagcagagagagagagagagaaagagaataaataaaCTACTGTAATTTGTGTTGCAATGGGCTTCAGGTGTGGACTCCAGCTGAACGGGGCTTAGCATCATTATGGCTAGTTATCgaaaaaaatattggctattttCATCTCTGCCATagataagggtactttagtccaaacgggtaaaatattggttagtttttaaaaaaataaaaaaatttgctatttttctaaattgcAATTGTAAAGTGGCTAGTTATCGAAAAAAACCCTTTCCGATATACTCACTTTTCTCCTGGAATTGCTTCTGCAGGCCCTTCGAGTTTTGCATGCCAATAACAATTTCTACTTTTGTCAGAACCTCACCGATTCAATACCAATCCAATGAATATCATGGGAATCAAATATAAGAACCataattctaaaaatattttgtcaAGAATTAATTTAACATTTACGTGATGAAGCATGCAAATGCCATGCAGTCTTTTCTTGATTAATTGTGGCTAACATCCTTTCTCGGTTATAATCATATAATCGTGTAATGGACGCCCATCTTTCTtttgatatattgatatatctatatactaGAAGGGGGGAATGTGCTTTGCACATTTACGTGAGGCAATAATAGCTTtagtattataaataatattacaagTTTGCTCTTAAGACATTTTGATATTATATCTTGTAAATAAAAAggaacaattataataaaatgatatattgaaaataaaaaattaggaataaaatatattgaagaAGGTTGTGTTGGAAGAAGTTAAATTGAGGATGGAGAATTGAAGAAGTTAAATTGTTGTTTGTTATAAGGTTGTGTTGGAAGTTTGAGCTCCTAATGGTTTAACCtatgtaataaaaataagagaaagtaaatattatatattataatgagtTATATTATGGATGAATACaagatttaaaatgtttttattataaaacaaaGAATTTATTTACAATAGTAAAGATgggcttccttttttttttatgttttataattgATGCTTCATCCTAAATTGTCAATCTTGCATCTAACAAAAGCTTGGCCAATTTTGATTGTTTATTAATATTGCGCATATAGTTATTTTTCACAATTAATGGGATTTTAAATCTTGAATTGCAgttctttcaagtaatattGATACAGCAACTCCTAATGATGCCGTTGCAAAAGCTATTAAGATTCTTTGATTGTATTGTTGCAAGAATAGCccaataaaaatatgtttttccaCTCCCCTAGGTGTTAGGACCATTCAAAATTCTTCattggaaccctagataagcactgatcctaggaaaacactACCGAATCTCCCAACGGAAAATCcaacagcatctcccctaagggtagaacttaccacaaattttcctgCACAGAAAATACACTTATATATACATCACCTTATTCATCCCACCTTATTACAATTTACTTCCACAAGTTTGCAGgatttcaaataaatgatagGGAACTAGTgtagaattaaataaataatcatccaAATAGTATATAGAGCGTTATCcactacaattgaatatgaaattttatacaatacaagataaaaaaaaataacacaagatagaaatgaaaggaaaagcctTTTGGTCTTCGACAACGAACCAAAACATCGAGCTCACCCCTGGACGATTAACGTCAACTAACCTGAACCtaaaggaatggaatttaaaaatatgaggtgctaatcatctcagtgagtgacccaatctactatacaataataaaaataaaagggtaaataacttagttaattgattaataagaaataagtaaataaataataggtagttaaaaaataatattttccctcaaaaccctcacaattcactcagttggaaaagttttctttttaaaacatttttacaaaactcaacattttatgccccaaaaatctagaaaatatttaattaataatttacaaataaaagataataaattaataatccaaaaattttagtgagaaatacttataaaaataagactaatgacaaatattaaattgtgaataaaatattgtaaccaattaatatgaaaacataataaaatttacattaacaaaaatgatccaagaaatatttgaataaataaaataaaaccaaataattaataatagaattcaatttagattaccaaaacaatttaatttataaaacactattaaaaacattttaatttaaataaaattttaaaatattgtataactaaaatcatgtcgtgaaaaccatGTGATGCACCtcctatataccagtggcaccaacggtacccagcgtcccaagcactgccagataggaggttaaagagagaaatcggcATACGAT
It encodes:
- the LOC125423784 gene encoding uncharacterized protein LOC125423784; this translates as MSLRKFFVLKICCKNLRPAYANLMHSYYMCLFDLQLIDPVDKTAERDLSLVKELGLKLIYAMNTHIHADHITGTGLIKTKVPGVKSVISEASKSKADLLIQAGDKIYFGDLFLEVGPKQLVTYIISFLQSGAEKLVVSVVILFYGELYYTEACILVSVTKEIENIIRL